From Micromonospora carbonacea:
GGCCCGCCGTCGGGCCGGACGGAGTCGGGATGAGCCGCGCCGTGGAGGAGTCCAACCGGGCGATGCTGCGCGCCCGCGACGCCATGGACCGGGCGTACGCCCAGCCGCTGGACATCCCCGCCCTGGCGCGGATCGCGCACGTCTCGTCGGCGCACTTCATCCGCACCTACCGGGCCACCTTCGGCGAGACCCCGCACCGCTACCTGCAACGCCGCCGGGTCGAGCGGGCCATGTACCTGCTCACCCAGACCGACCGGGACGTCACCGACATCTGCTTCGCGGTGGGGTTCGCCAGCCTCGGCACGTTCAGCCGGACGTTCCACCGGATCGTGGGCGAATCGCCGACGGCGTACCGGCGGGGCAGGGCTCCGGCGGACGTGCCCACCTGCTTCGCGAGGGCCTGGACGCGACCCAGCAGTTTTGGATAAGCACCAGGTCAGGGTGGGCGCATAGCGTTCCGGGCATGACGATGAACGCGATCAGCCGCTCCCAGATCTACGTGCTCGACCAGGACGAGGCGCTCGACTTCTACGTGGGCAAGCTCGGCATGGAGGTCAACACCGACGCCGACCTCGGCTTCATGCGCTGGCTGACGGTGAACCTGCCGGGCGACCCGGAGCGGGAGATCCTGCTGGAGAAGCCCGGGCCGCCCGCCCTCGACCCGGCGACGGCCGAGCAGGTACGGGAGCTGCTCACCAAGGGGGCGCTGGGCGGCTACCTCTTCATGACCACCGACGACGCGCGCAAGACGTACGAGGATCTGGTCGGCAAGGGCGTGGAGATCACCGACGAGCCGACCGAGCGCCCGTACGGCATCGACTTCGGCATCCGGGACCCGTTCGGCAACAAGATCCGCATCGGGCAGATGTTCCCGCGCGGCTGAGTCGGTCGTGGCAGGTCAGCGGGCGGCCGTGAGCACGAACTCGGCCAGCGCCGCCGCGGCCTGCGGCGGGGTGCCCGCGACCGGGCAGTCGGTCCAGTCGACCGTGACGTCGCCGACGCTGAGCCGGTATTCGAAGGCGTCGGAGCAACGGCCGTCCCCATCGGTCGTGCCGCCCTCGGCGAGCCGGGGTGCGGTGGCGAGCTGCCGCAGCCGGTCGAGGTCGCTCCCGGTGAACCGGCCGGTGCGCCGCGCGCCGGCCCGGTCGACGGCCGTCCACCGGCCGTCCGGCTCGACGGTGACGGTGTCGTCCAGCCCGCCGTAGCCGCCGGAGCGCCGCACCACCACGCGGGCGGCGGCCGGGGCGACGGGGCCGGTGGCCGTCGGCCCGCCGGCCGCCTCCGCCGGGCCGGTGGCCGCCGGGGCCGGCGTCGGCCCGGTGCGGCCGGAGGGGGCCGAGGTGGGGGCGCCG
This genomic window contains:
- a CDS encoding VOC family protein, translated to MTMNAISRSQIYVLDQDEALDFYVGKLGMEVNTDADLGFMRWLTVNLPGDPEREILLEKPGPPALDPATAEQVRELLTKGALGGYLFMTTDDARKTYEDLVGKGVEITDEPTERPYGIDFGIRDPFGNKIRIGQMFPRG
- a CDS encoding helix-turn-helix domain-containing protein; this translates as MSRAVEESNRAMLRARDAMDRAYAQPLDIPALARIAHVSSAHFIRTYRATFGETPHRYLQRRRVERAMYLLTQTDRDVTDICFAVGFASLGTFSRTFHRIVGESPTAYRRGRAPADVPTCFARAWTRPSSFG